One segment of Malassezia restricta chromosome V, complete sequence DNA contains the following:
- a CDS encoding protein transport protein SEC13, translated as MEMQASTADLSSDAKMVETYHEDAVHDAQFDFYGSKLATCSSDRTIRVFDVQKGEAVGAGETLVGHEGPVWQVAWAHPSFGTILASASYDGKVFIWKNEPANGSYGSGGWARIKDHALHTASVNAIAWAPHELGATLACASSDGRVSVLTFNEDGSWSVDLVAAHPGGCHAVSWMPVSTATTEPGAPMMCRLATAGCDAVVKIWEFSEEHNRYVEIDQLKQHRDWVRDVAFAPSLGLARTYLATASQDRTVLIWTQDTPNDPWKCTPLLPGAKPEDRTKFADTVWRVSWSVSGNVLAVSCGDGKVSLWKENLKGDWECISDLDA; from the exons ATG GAAATGCAGGCGAGCACAGCGGACTTGAGCTCCGATGCCAAGATGGTAGAGACGTACCATGAAGACGCAGTG cacgacgcacaaTTCGATTTTTACGGCAGTAAGCTTGCCACATGCTCATCGGACCGCACGATCCGGGTATTTGATGTGCAGAAAGGCGAGGCAGTGGGTGCGGGTGAAACGCTTGTGGGCCATGAAGGTCCAGTTTGGCAGGTGGCCTGGGCGCATCCCTCGTTTGGCACAATTCTGGCGAGTGCGTCATACGATGGCAAAGTGTTTATTTGGAAGAATGAGCCTGCCAATGGCTCTTATGGCTCGGGTGGATGGGCGCGTATTAAGGACCATGCATTGCATACCGCGTCGGTGAACGCCATCGCGTGGGCACCGCATGAGCTGGGCGCTACACTCGCCTGTGCTTCGTCAGACGGACGCGTATCTGTTCTCACATTTAATGAAGACGGTTCGTGGTCTGTCGATTTGGTGGCTGCACATCCAGGCGGCTGTCACGCCGTATCATGGATGCCGGTTTCGACTGCAACCACGGAACCAGGTGCACCCATGATGTGTCGCCTGGCCACGGCTGGATGTGACGCTGTCGTGAAGATCTGGGAATTCAGTGAAGAGCACAACCGCTACGTGGAAATTGATCAGCTGAAGCAACACCGCGACTGGGTTCGTGATGTGGCATTTGCGCCGAGCTTGGGTCTTGCGCGGACGTATCTTGCAACGGCATCGCAAGACCGCACGGTGCTCATTTGGACACAGGACACGCCCAATGATCCGTGGAAGTGCACACCCCTGTTGCCTGGCGCCAAACCAGAAGACCGCACCAAGTTTGCTGACACTGTGTGGCGCGTCAGTTGGAGCGTCAGCGGCAATGTGCTGGCTGTCAGCTGTGGCGATGGAAAAGTGTCGCTATGGAAGGAGAATCTCAAGGGTGATTGGGAATGCATCAGCGA TTTGGATGCATAA